ggtcgcgggcgtactggagcctatcccagctatcatcgggcaggaggcggggtacgccttgaactggttgcctgccaatcgcaggccacatacaaacaaacaaccattcgcactcacattcacacctacgggcaatttagagtctccaattaatgcatgtttttgggatgtgagaggaaaccggagtgcctggagaaaacccacacaggcacggggagaacatgcaaactccacacaggcggggccggggattgagcccgggtcctcagaactgtgaggctgacgctctaaccagtcgttcaccgtgccgccagatttGTGACATTATAACCAAATTGTAATTTTCAGTAATTcagtcatcatccatccatccattttccataatccttatcctcattagggttgcaggcgtgctggagcctatcccagctgagtctgggcgagaggcggggtacaccctgaaccggtcgccagccaatcacagggcacatataaacaaacaatcactctccctcacgttcacacctatgggcaatttagagtcttcaatgaacctaccacgcatgtttttgggatgtgggaggaaactgaagtacctggagaaaacccacacaggcacggcgacaacatgtaaactccacacaggcgaggccggatttgattCGGAAGAGTGCACACTGCTGATTGCAAAAATGGCTGCCTGCCACTCTGTGGTCAGAGTCATGATTTTTTTCGGTCCATGCTTGTCATAGATTTGTATTTCTAGTTATCTCTATTCGGtagatttttcaattttaatttttgaTCTAATCACGGTctcattaaaagaaaagatttgcctattgaaaaaaatcacagatTGTACAAGgttgattaaaataattgtagaGGATACTTTCTTAGTAAGCCCCAACGGTGGGTAAATTCTTACTGACCGCATCAGAAGCAACTTGCTTCGGGTTCATTTATCAAAAGCACTCTGACAAATCTGTGATTTGAGGGGCGGGGAAGCTGTAATTGCTGCCCCCATACGAGCACTTAAATTAGAATTCAACAAAAAACCAGTAAGCAAGTTAAATGGGTCACCTTGTTGGATTTATTTGGGTTTGTTGATACAAGTGAGGTTGGTACACACAAGAAAAAGGGCCTTTTGTCGATTGCACTCACACGATTGTCAAATTAATACATAACTATGTCCCTGCTTATCTCAACAGAGATCTCTGGTGTGAGTTCAGGGTGCCAGCAGGGTGGCTGTCTAACCTGCTCTGACTACAATGGCTGCCTTTCCTGCAAGCCACGGTTCTTCATGCATTTGGAGAGGATTGGGATGAAGCAGATCGGGGTGTGCATGACTTCCTGTCCTCCAGGCTTTTACGGCACCCGCTCACCAGAAAGAAATACGTGCACAAGTAAGGCATTAGCCATCTATCTTTCTCCCATGCAATGTGTGGCATATGGTCATACAATAGTATGCATTTAACATTTCCTTTTATCGACATGTAATAAAATCATGTATGAATAGTAAGATACAATTTGCCTTCAGAAGCCTACAGTATATTCTCAACAGGGGGATATgtacacgtgcgcacacacacacctacacacacatacacacacacagtgacacCCTGTATATTTAACACAGAGGAAACACATCATGATTTGtgccatttaaataaataccggTAAATACCGGTGGTGGGTCCGTGTTTCTCTGTCAAGAGTGCAGGTCTGAGTGCGACTCCTGCTTCAACAAGAACTTCTGCACGCGCTGCCGGATAGGGTTCTACCTTCACCTGGGCAAGTGCCAAGAGAGCTGCCCTGAGGGGCTGGTCCGCAGCGATACACAGAGGGAGTGTGTTCCCAGTGAGTACTCAGcgttatatgtatatgtaatgtTTCATCAGTTGGAGTAGGATGCCTCTTATGACCAAAGTCTTCCCAACATGCACCTTAACAAGCTGGGAATGAACGTGTAAAAAGTGTACATCCaatttgtatttactgtatatctttgCAGCTTGCCCTGCAGAGTGTGAGTTATGTGTGAACAGCGAGACATGTACAAGGTGCCGGCCGGGCCTGTATCAGCTCAATGGGAGATGCCACCACATCTGTCCAGATGACTATGAACCCAGTGACAAACTCATGGAGTGTATTCGGCAAGGTTAGTCGCGTATGCATTGCATACTATGCAACATGATATTCATGAAGATTTCATAAGAAAATGAGTCCTCCCACAATTTAATCATAAAACATGCTTGTACTGAAAACActgtttttttgccacctacACTATTCAGGGTCTCGGGCGCACACCTAACCAAAAATCTGCCAAACCTCTAAACTGTCAACACAACGTCCCTTTTCCACTGTAGTACTTGCAACAGCTCTACACTCTATTGACTTTGTATTTGCGAAAGTAGGTACTATAGGGGACTATTTCGAGTACCTGATCAGTCAGTGTTTTGAAGACCCTCATTTCCTGCGCactattttgaagtggaaaactgAACACCCCAAACCAAGGCGAGCTGAgtctgagtaaaaaaaaaagtacaattagaGTCCTTGACCTTTCATGCAAAAGCCAATTGGAAAATGGTTCAAACAAGTGTGTTGctcatctacagtatattatcACAACTACACTACCAACAATGCGGTACTTGAACACATCCTGAACACAAGAAACATGCATGTGTCACACATCCGCATCTTCATCTAATATGGAGCCAAAATAATCctcttcattttcattttcccttCAGTGCACTGCGAAGTGGCCGAGTGGAGCGAATGGAGTCCCTGCTCTCGGTCCGACAGAACCTGTGGCTTCAAGCGGGGCCAGGAGACCCGCAAACGGCAGGTCCTGCAGCACTCATCGCCTTTTGGCAGACCATGTCCTGAGATCTTAGAAATCAAAGAGTGTCTGGTCAAGAGGAAACAATGTCCAGGTTAGTAGAACAGTGATGAAGACAAAAACacgtaaaagaagaaaaaccttGTCACATAATAACAAGTTTATCCAGTTTTGCGACTGTTAAACTGTCGCTCATTTTTTGCCATTATTGTGACGCATGGACAAGGTTTTGAAGTCAAGAGCTCTCTGGttttacaacctcaattccaatgaagttggacttacttaaacataagtaaaagcagaatacaatgatttgcaaatcatgttcaacctatatttaatggaatacgctacaaagacaagatatttaatgttcaaactgatcaactttattgttttaacaaataatcattaacttcaaattttatggctgcaacacgttccaaaaaagctgggacaggtggcaaaaaatactgcgaaagttgaggaatgctcatcaaacacctgtttggaacatcccacaggtgaacagactaattgggaacaggtgggtgccatgattgggtataaaaggagcttccctgaattgctcagtcattcacaagcaaagatagggcgaggttcacctctttgtgaacaagtgggtgagaaaatagtcagacagtttaaggacaatgttcctcaatgtacaattgcaaggaatttagggatttcatcatctacggtccataatatgtGTGTAGGTTTagagaatatggagaaatcactgcatgtaagcggcaaggccgaaaaccaacattgaatgcccgtggaagtggaaaagtgttctgtggtccgacaagtccacatttcaaattgtttttggaaattgtggacgtcgtgtcctccaggccaaagaggaaaagagccacagaagactgttatggacgaaaagttcaaaagccagcatctgtgatggtatggggctgtgttcgtcccaatggcatgggtaatttacacatctgtgaaggcaccattaatgctgaaaggtacatacaggttttggagaaacatatgctgccatccaagcaacgtctttttcatggacgcccctgcttatttcagcaagacgatgccaaaccacattctgcacgtgttacaacagcgtggcttcgtagtaaaagagtgcgggtactagactggcctgcctgctgtccagacctgtctaccattgaaaatgcgtggcgcattataaagcgtaaaatacgacaacggagaccccggactgttgaacagctgaagctgtacatcaagcaacgatgggaaaaaattccacctacaaagcttcaacaattagtgtcttcagttcccaaacgtttattgaatgttgttaaaagaaaaggtgatgtaacactggtaaacatgaccatgtcccagcgtttttggaatgtgttgcagccataaaatgaaagttaatgattatttgctaaaatcaataaagttcatcaggtTGAAGATTAaatttgttgtctttgtagtgtattccattaaatataggttgaaaatgatttgcaaatcattgtattctgtttttatttatgtttaacacaacgtcccaacttcactggaattggggttgtacaatcaCAGCTATTCCATCTTCCGCTCAGGACTATGACTGTTTACTCAGAGGATTGTCTTTGTGGTTAGAGGGAGGACAGTTAGGATTGGAGGGAGTGGGGGCATGTATGATGTTGCTATGGGGATATTGTGCCATTCCCACGAGATCTCTTGGGATTTTAAAACAGTAGGACCGCAAAATACCTACCTTGTAATGATCATGATAATTTCCATACAACGGAAAGAAAACTGCGCTCAGACAGACTTGTCTCAATATAAATccctatgttttgttttatgtgtcaactgtgtgtgtggttg
The genomic region above belongs to Phyllopteryx taeniolatus isolate TA_2022b chromosome 6, UOR_Ptae_1.2, whole genome shotgun sequence and contains:
- the rspo3 gene encoding R-spondin-3; protein product: MQLQLISFVWIILHCMDYTGCQQHSTSRHRQHKQISGVSSGCQQGGCLTCSDYNGCLSCKPRFFMHLERIGMKQIGVCMTSCPPGFYGTRSPERNTCTKCRSECDSCFNKNFCTRCRIGFYLHLGKCQESCPEGLVRSDTQRECVPTCPAECELCVNSETCTRCRPGLYQLNGRCHHICPDDYEPSDKLMECIRQVHCEVAEWSEWSPCSRSDRTCGFKRGQETRKRQVLQHSSPFGRPCPEILEIKECLVKRKQCPGRKPNDRKGRRNRNNRKENQEVRRDRKRERERARDTAARQDNSNKTEHRHRRGHDLDPFSPEEGLVQ